The Desulfobulbaceae bacterium genomic interval TTGATTTACCGATTCTTCCTGAACTAGCATCACAAATCCAACCTGACATCATGTATAGTTCTATCTCTGGCACAGCCGCTATTGAGGGCAACCCAATAACTGGGGATGATGTAAAAAGAATTGCCAGAGGGGAAGAAATAGAAATTTACACCAAAAAGGACCAGCAAGAAATAAAGAACCTCATAAAAGCTTATAACCTCCTTTCTAGTATTGAACCGACCGCCGAACCTTTTATTTTAACTGAAGAACTCATTTGCGAACTCCACAAAATAATAACTAGCGATGTGCCAGATGAAAATAATTTACCCGGGAAATATAGAAATGACATCGTTCATGTCGGCGATAAAGCTCATGGGGGAGTGTATACTCCTCCTAAAATTAAAGAAGATATAAAAAACCTAATGATGGAGTTCGTTGAATGGATAAACGGTGATGAAATTTTGCACCTTAACCCATTTATTCGAGCCTCACTTTCTCAGTATTATTTTTGTATTATTCATCCATTTTGGGATGGAAATGGCAGAACATCAAGACTTATCGAAGCTATTATTCTTCAGTCTTCAAACATAAAATATGTCCCTCGCGAGCTATCAAACTATTATTACAGGAATGTGGACGACTACTACAATTCATTCTCCAAAACAATTAAATTAAAAAAAGACAGTACACCTTTTATAAAATTCTGCCTAGAAGCGTCTGTTGATAGTCTGGCAAGGATAAAAGAGACAATTATTTACTTCATAAGAAAATTTTCACTACGAGATTTTTATAGATTTGAAAAACAAAAAAAGCGACTCACTTCAAGGCAACTTGAGCTTCTTTATTTGCTTTTAGACAACCCAACAAGTTTTACCCTTAAGGAACTACAAGAAAAAATACCATTTTCAATTCTATACAGCAAAGCAACAACCCAGACAGCAAGACGGGACTTGAAAAAATTGGTTTCCCAAAAATTTCTCTTGGTCGATGAAAGCAATAAATATTCTCTTAATTTTAGAGTATTAGGTTAATTGAATTGAAGCCGAACCCCCATAACCAGCAGGCCGGGGAATTAGCCCGTCAGGCCGCAAACGTTCTTCCCGTCTGCGTTAATGGGTTAGCCATTATTTT includes:
- a CDS encoding Fic family protein, whose amino-acid sequence is MKEFLTFKSGKFYFSDKYDSSQVDNLLVRATVLNETIVDLPILPELASQIQPDIMYSSISGTAAIEGNPITGDDVKRIARGEEIEIYTKKDQQEIKNLIKAYNLLSSIEPTAEPFILTEELICELHKIITSDVPDENNLPGKYRNDIVHVGDKAHGGVYTPPKIKEDIKNLMMEFVEWINGDEILHLNPFIRASLSQYYFCIIHPFWDGNGRTSRLIEAIILQSSNIKYVPRELSNYYYRNVDDYYNSFSKTIKLKKDSTPFIKFCLEASVDSLARIKETIIYFIRKFSLRDFYRFEKQKKRLTSRQLELLYLLLDNPTSFTLKELQEKIPFSILYSKATTQTARRDLKKLVSQKFLLVDESNKYSLNFRVLG